A window of the Pungitius pungitius chromosome 3, fPunPun2.1, whole genome shotgun sequence genome harbors these coding sequences:
- the LOC119194453 gene encoding transmembrane protease serine 2-like, with product MIHNLFPDSGPGFIREGQRMKPPPLSRSDVKPQFVHRVALKPPPEIRPKCRSVKQRCVRTTLTAVIYLLLLLLVAGVLLAYYLSSSCVHGMRCADGSCVWRSQWCDGVTDCPAGRDEAHCVRLHGSGFLLQIYSTQSGAWRPVCSHGWTERQGRASCLLVGYSRGTYFKSGQQTSALDDGYLMAKSGFDPEASILQQLVLSNTCPNNSAVTLRCTDCGRRVNSSRASGGQAAPPGAWPWQVSLQVSGSHRCGGAAIAPYWIVTAAHCVARDPNPDDWVVYAGVVDPLGPLFNPAYRVSRVIAHEGFDWLTRRNDVALMKLSEHLDLAASSKIRPVCLPNVGVSAPQRGWVTLFDPTPDGDSGSLHLTEARVYLISSADCNDSLAHEGRISRDMLCAAETQAGASTFHTDSGGPLVSLKDGVWWLVGDSIWGGRCTEQNKPEVYGNVTYFLDWIYHQMRKHQDD from the exons ATGATCCATAATCTG TTCCCGGACTCGGGTCCTGGTTTCATCCGAGAAGGTCAGAGGATGAAACCTCCTCCGCTCAGCCGCTCCGATGTGAAGCCTCAGTTTGTTCATCGCGTGGCCTTGAAACCTCCACCCGAAATCCGCCCCAAATGCAGAA GTGTGAAACAGAGGTGTGTGAGGACCACCCTGACGGCTGTGATctacctgctgctcctcctgctggtggCCGGGGTCCTGCTCGCTTATTACC tgtccTCGTCCTGCGTGCACGGGATGCGGTGCGCGGACGGGAGCTGTGTGTGGAGGTCCCAGTGGTGTGACGGGGTGACGGACTGTCCCGCAGGCCGGGATGAAGCCCACTGCG TGAGGCTGCACGGCTCCGGCTTCCTGCTCCAGATCTACTCCACCCAGAGCGGAGCCTGGAGGCCGGTTTGTTCACACGGCTGGACCGAGCGGCAGGGGAGGGCGAGCTGCCTGCTCGTGGGCTACAGCCG GGGCACGTATTTTAAATCGGGCCAACAGACGAGCGCTTTGGACGACGGCTACTTGATGGCCAAGTCGGGCTTTGACCCCGAGGCCTccatcctgcagcagctggtgctcAG cAATACGTGTCCCAACAACAGTGCGGTGACATTGCGTTGTACCG ATTGTGGGCGCAGGGTGAACTCCAGCAGGGCCTCCGGGGGCCAGGCGGCCCCCCCGGGGGCCTGGCCCTGGCAGGTCAGCCTGCAGGTTTCTGGCTCCCACCGCTGCGGAGGAGCCGCCATCGCCCCCTACTGGATAGTCACTGCGGCACACTGTGTGGCCAG ggacCCGAACCCCGACGACTGGGTGGTGTACGCGGGGGTCGTGGACCCACTGGGCCCGCTGTTCAACCCCGCGTACCGCGTGAGCCGCGTCATAGCCCACGAAGGCTTTGACTGGCTCACTCGCAGGAATGACGTCGCTCTGATGAAGCTCTCGGAACATTTGGACCTCGCAG CCTCCAGTAAAATCAGACCCGTGTGCCTCCCAAATGTCGGCGTCAGTGCTCCTCAGAGAGGCTGGGTCACGCTATTCGACCCCACGCCGGATGGAG ACTCTGGCTCCCTCCACCTGACGGAGGCCCGGGTCTATCTCATCAGCTCGGCGGACTGCAACGACTCCCTGGCTCACGAGGGCCGGATATCGCGGGACATGCTGTGTGCCGCAGAGACGCAGGCGGGAGCCAGCACGTTCCAC ACTGACAGCGGCGGCCCCCTGGTGTCCCTGAAGGACGGAGTATGGTGGCTCGTAGGGGACAGTATCTGGGGGGGACGCTGCACCGAGCAGAACAAACCCGAAGTCTACGGCAACGTCACCTATTTTCTGGACTGGATCTACCATCAGATGAGG AAGCATCAAGATGACTGA
- the atm gene encoding serine-protein kinase ATM, which yields MSLALSDLLVCCRGLENDKATERKKEAERFRRLLRSPEVVQELDRTSGPKAKGSKTLTWDTVFRFLQRYLQKETESMQSSKSNVTATTLATRKKKMAEMCSLMKYFIRYANKRGPRLKCSEMLKHVMEVLQNSYSCSAHGEDYSSLLVKDILSVRKYWCDITPQQWHDLLNLYCEFFNASSKSINRVLVSRVIRTLVQGCCMQTDGFNDALFTFFSEALLNARQEKHLTVLEHLVSGLNVFLRSVAMNCRMRVCRLGEELLPSLLYVWADMRPSAALKEEIVDFFNLQICVHHPKGAKTQDTGAYAEDWKRWRSLLCNLYQALIREISHIGSRGKYVTGTRHIAVKDNLTELTADICHQLFSNDNDTHIVEVTQASLGATPMGSPTHGSASKRRRIELGWEVLRDHLQPHLNDFDVIPWLQITAVLASKYPSMVPGQELVPLLSALCQLLAEQRRGERGPYVLRSLSELARCQARHPESDRVHGAELARLWGRVWALALRGVSSPQTETLSLDLLRSVVHGGLINMDREFWKLFCGSACKPSQAAALCLAEALLNCPPPKSIISRSERDYGGLAEGSAAPDLKETLIGWLLMSDQSEEMEDRSRPHPIICRDFPCNLIATLLVSLTLKDTRTGLKRLLGSEGVESAFSQEKTTPKAKDNLEEIERLYLQFSFNAPAPPAAAGGESAAAARTDGQLAAVFGLRERLEQSLLCVADNLLNCYSPDSHSTPPECLVRCFSLLTGALAGHVSAGFLTEEEACRSPLYTKARALAQDFAGFVSSVRVKMTEEGAMGTLRSVMKLCTQSASRKNKDNVGPVSSRLFMMILPASLLSELADICKLLLSDVSRRVSFVDEDDHVDDDLDVTRTQQGDDIDLFDEGEISGADGSHRAKGDNSEASCGPGAKSLLADEHLAQQDVALLAVLELLCECGSVRRVPGLLFKPQEVRRRLLLLLEQMDFSKALHLNMYLVLLKKLPAEDSLSPEEFDSLLRPLADLCSLHRQDQEICAAVLLGLLPSIASLRNTHHTSEEMKHVQGSLLQVVSGFCFLGQTGKGMTAVRAALVRCLVALLEADPCCNWAVLSIRGPEGEEHRPVSVILPSHLADAHHQVRTLVAMSVERLFLETRAELPGKRNMLPLKQQQAAFESIYLKAQEGMKLPRSSSAEDQKDESFNRKATLLKTLSVVLRCSPVCEKQALFALFQSYKENNIEEHLIKKMLGSVSRALGYRSVKTFVSSHLYYLVAEWLAQRQSDDRYTLGSFPYTLLDHNTVKDFYHSSYQVLIPHLVFLDDFEQVKAIGRYLAKDWKVLLADCFPKIMVNILPYFASSGQDSQVAERRDKAHKVYDLLKDDHCLGKPQIDTLILSNLADIVVELLMTLYEGSGAEGNTGDLTRFTGELDPIPNPPYFSSNVIKATLEYLSKCNSASHKTLVAILSKTPISIQRILLAVCERAAETTNSYERHRILLMYHLFVNMLLVEVKDGLGGAWAFVLRDIIYTLIHHLNSRPAQCDEVSTRSLSLCCDLLTSVCRAALEFCDDALDGHLQVIVATLTARARSPSAVSGQVNGLLGFLVIENQHKLKGAISRLEPFPDLPEFRELRSVQHRLKYNTESFKLREEIAHFLSVTSCDSLPLTRLEGLKELTRQLHDNKHQIRELLKECHAEPTDSVLVRLVLGLLQLCKLAANHPEGADILEAAGSCLGELGPVDFSTIALLHGRDPLYEKAVSLFDSTESQCLYVVLNCMNDALTQQRIEVRQAAARCVKGILATRSGVAFWEQHKDNRDPLLAYLNPFRKAKEKVAALTAEASVQAREKLVSQQFWIPQAGGHKAWLKALCTALLDAEGVRSEALLLSRPLCLVRVDCCQRLLPLIIHSILLEDRGGLWRELLSSRIRDFFSFCCRSAQAASRSATPLNSDSESDAASHGLYDKNSLRTMLAAIDYLRHQQRPLEAGSTSFGTVSDSNFWLELNYLEVAKAAQSCSAHFTALLYTEIYVDKIKVDMEESRRTKSRATRKINFEENSQNFSISSLTEKSMEDTNISLQELLIEVYRSIGEPDSLYGCGGETTTSPLTRIRTYEHEAMWGKALTSYNLHTTLPEVTRQVGIVQGLQNFGLSNILTTYLRGLESEGVEWGSELRELRFQAAWRNTQWDCELSDRGEKSKPGFHESVFCSLHALRDKEFSLFDETLKQARCADVAELCRGSLEAVSSLYPSLRNLQSIKELESAKLLFSRPFSDVTLREVCRQWRQHSELLADSDFALVEPILALRTVAHHALMAREGDPDTTQCVSSVLTDHLMELCRLARNAGNTQLAEQAVYQMKQNGGGGSWASSPVLSWQLEEAQVFWAKGEQGLALGLLRKMIHGLEEKVDMNPALVPLYTESLRLCGSWLDETCLESPGVILKNYLERAVQAIEQASEDQDARLQSQRTEAFLSLARFSDAQCQSIDKYMNSSEFDNKQALQEKTKEEVDLIRERGVTSNRYTMKVTKELALDQQSLSLMQTDRKRFLCKAVENYIRCLEGGEHDTWVFRLASLWLENADVKDVNDMMKTGVERIPSYKFLPLMYQLAARMGTKMATGVTEDTGFHDVLSSLICRASREHPHHTLFIILALVNANKDENFGKSRLSKSAPRQRSPFDLERSNVARRIIGELRRERGEMIRGVEKLCDAYITLAYMDASKHKAEKKAIPIPADQPITHIKNLHEVAIPTMEIKVDPSCRYDDLVTIRSFEPQYRLVGGVNLPKIIDCVGSDGKSRRQLVKGQDDLRQDAVMQQVFSMCSMLLQRNADTRKRKLNIRRYKVVTFSQRSGVLEWCSGTVPIGEFLVDPNKGAHKRFRPQDLTSLACRKRMLQCQSFDEKLQGFAEVCKNFRPVFRYFCMERFLDPAVWMEKRLAYTRSVATSSIVGYIVGLGDRHIHNILVDEQTAELVHIDLGVAFEQGKILPTPETVPFRLSRDIVDGMGITGVEGVFRRCCEKTMEVMRSSQEALLTIVEVLLYDPLFDWTMNPLKAFYLQLDEQQELNATLSSTMGGVDMDNQRKPSDSQSFNKVAERVLLRLQEKLKGVEEGTVLTVGGQVNLLIQQAMDPKNLSRLFPGWQAWV from the exons ATTTTTGCAGCGTTACCTCCAGAAGGAGACGGAAAGCATGCAATCGAGCAAATCCAACGTCACGGCGACCACGCTCGCCACACGGAAGAAGAAAATGGCTGAAATGTGCAGCTTGATGAAATACTTCATTCGATACGCAAACAAAC GCGGACCCCGTCTCAAGTGCAGCGAGATGCTGAAACACGTGATGGAGGTCCTGCAGAATTCGTACAGCTGTTCCGCCCATGGAGAAGATTATAGCAGCCTCTTGGTGAAGGACATCCTCTCCGTCCGCAAGTACTGGTGTGACATCACCCCGCAGCAGTGGCACG ATCTTTTGAACTTGTACTGCGAATTTTTTAATGCTTCGTCCAAGTCCATCAACCGCGTGCTGGTGAGCCGGGTGATCCGCACGCTGGTGCAGGGCTGCTGCATGCAGACGGACGGATTCAACGACGCTCTGTTCACCTTCTTCTCTGAAGCCCTGCTAAACGCCAG GCAGGAGAAGCACCTGACCGTGTTGGAGCACCTTGTCTCGGGGCTCAACGTCTTCTTGAGATCCGTGGCCATGAACTGTCGCATGAGGGTGTGTCGCCTGGGGGAGGAGCTTCTGCCTTCCCTACTGTATGTCTGGGCGGATATGAGGCCCAGTGCTGCTCTCAAAGAGGAGATTGTGGACTTCTTTAACCTGCAGATTTGTGTCCACCACCCCAAAGGAGCCAAGACACAAGACACGG GTGCTTACGCCGAGGACTGGAAGAGGTGGCGGAGTCTGCTGTGCAACCTGTATCAAGCCTTAATCAGGGAAATCAGCCATATAGGCAGCAGGGGGAAGTACGTCACTGGAACACGGCACATCGCCGTCAAAGACAATCTCACTGAGCTCACAGCTGACATCTGTCACCAG CTGTTCAGTAATGACAATGACACCCACATCGTGGAGGTGACCCAGGCCTCCCTCGGAGCCACTCCGATGGGAAGTCCCACCCACGGCTCAGCCAGCAAGCGACGGCGCATTGAACTGGGCTGGGAGGTCTTGCGCGACCACCTGCAGCCTCACCTGAATGACTTTGACGTCATACCGTG gCTACAGATCACCGCGGTGCTCGCCTCCAAGTACCCGTCCATGGTACCCGGCCAGGAGCTGGTGCCGCTGCTGTCGGCGCTGTGCCAGCTGCTGGCAGAGCAGCGgcggggagagagggggccgTACGTGCTGCGGAGTCTGAGCGAGCTGGCCCGCTGCCAGGCCCGCCACCCGGAAAGCGACCGGGTCCACGGGGCCGAGCTGGCCCGGCTGTGGGGTCGCGTGTGGGCGCTGGCGCTGCGAGGGGTCAGCTCACCTCAGACGGAGACCCTCAGCCTGGACCTGCTGAGGTCTGTTGTCCACGGGGGGCTCATCAATATGGACAGAGAGTTCTGGAAGCTCTTCTGTGGATCAGCATGTAAACCGTCCCA GGCCGCTGCTCTCTGTCTGGCCGAGGCCCTGCTGAACTGTCCTCCCCCTAAAAGTATCATCTCGCGCTCAGAGAGGGACTACGGGGGGCTCGCGGAGGGTTCTGCAGCACCGGACCTGAAGGAGACCCTAATAGGCTGGCTGCTGATGAGCGATCAGAGCGAAGAGATGGAGGATCGCTCCAGACCTCACCCCATCATCTGCAG AGACTTTCCTTGCAACCTAATAGCGACCCTCTTGGTGTCCCTGACCTTGAAAGACACAAGAACGGGCCTGAAGCGTCTGTTGGGTAGTGAAGGAGTAGAGAG tgccTTCTCTCAAGAAAAAACGACGCCCAAAGCAAAAGACAACCTGGAGGAGATCGAGAGGCTCTACTTGCAGTTCAGCTTCAACGCGCCGGCTCCTCCCGCGGCAGCCGGCGGCGAGTCAGCGGCAGCGGCTCGGACCGACGGCCAACTCGCTGCCGTCTTTGGCCTCAGGGAGCGGTTGGAGCAGTCCCTGCTTTGTGTGGCCGACAACCTACTCAACTGCTACTCTCCCGAT TCTCACTCCACGCCCCCAGAGTGCCTGGTGCGCTGTTTCAGTCTGCTAACCGGGGCGTTGGCCGGCCACGTGTCCGCTGGGTttctgacggaggaggaggcctgcCGCTCGCCGCTCTACACTAAAGCCAGG GCCCTGGCGCAAGACTTCGCCGGCTTTGTGTCTAGCGTGCGAGTGAAGATGACCGAGGAAGGAGCCATGGGCACATTGAGATCTGTCATGAAGCTCTGCACGCAGTCGGCCAGCAGGAAAAACAAG GATAACGTTGGTCCCGTCTCCTCCCGTCTGTTCATGATGATTCTGCCGGCCAGTCTCCTCAGTGAACTGGCTGACATCTGCAAACTGTTG TTAAGCGACGTTTCCCGGAGGGTCAGCTTTGTGGACGAAGACGACCACGTGGACGATGACTTGGACGTGACCAGAACTCAACAAGGAGACGACATTGACCTGTTCGACGAGGGCGAGATCAGCGGCGCCGATGGGAGTCACAGAGCAAAGGGAGACAACAGCGAGGCTTCCTGTGGGCCAG GTGCAAAAAGTCTGCTTGCAGACGAACATCTGGCCCAGCAGGACGTGGCTCTCCTGGCGGTCCTGGAGCTCCTGTGCGAGTGCGGCTCCGTGCGGCGCGTCCCCGGCCTGCTCTTCAAACCACAGGAGGTGCggcgcaggctgctgctgctgctggagcagatGGACTTCAGCAAAGCCCTGCACCTGAACATG taTCTCGTCCTGTTGAAGAAGCTTCCCGCCGAGGACTCGCTCTCGCCGGAGGAGTTCGATTCCCTGCTCCGCCCTCTGGC GGACCTGTGTTCTTTGCACCGTCAGGACCAAGAGATCTGTGCGGCTGTGCTGCTCGGTTTGTTGCCCTCCATCGCGAGCCTGAGGAACACCCACCACACGTCGGAGGAGATGAAACATGTCCAGGGATCTCTGCTGCAAGTGGTGTCTGGATTCTG TTTCCTGGGTCAAACGGGGAAAGGCATGACGGCTGTGCGAGCCGCCTTAGTCCGATGTCTGGTGGCTTTGCTGGAg gCTGACCCTTGTTGTAACTGGGCAGTCTTAAGCATCAGAGGCCCTGAGGGTGAGGAGCATCGGCCCGTGTCTGTCATCCTCCCGTCTCACCTCGCAGACGCCCACCACCAAGTCCGCACGCTGGTAGCCATGTCAGTGGAGAG GTTGTTTCTGGAGACGAGAGCGGAGCTTCCGGGCAAGAGGAACATGCTGCCgctcaaacagcagcaggcggcCTTCGAGAGCATTTACCTGAAGGCTCAGGAAGGAATGAAGCTCCCC AGAAGCAGCTCAGCCGAAGACCAGAAGGACGAGTCCTTCAACCGCAAGGCCACGCTGTTGAAGACCTTGTCTGTTGTGCTGCGCTGTAGCCCGGTCTGTGAAAAACAGGCTCTGTTTGCCCTCTTCCAGTCCTACAAAGAGAACAACATAGAGGAGCATCTCATCAAAAAG ATGCTGGGCAGTGTATCCAGAGCGCTGGGCTACAGGAGTGTGAAGACATTTGTCAGCTCCCACCTGTACTACCTGGTAGCCGAGTGGCTGGCGCAGAGACAGTCCGACGACCGCTACACCCTCGGGTCCTTCCCCTACACCCTCTTAGACCACAACACAGTCAAAGACTTCTATCA CTCTTCCTACCAGGTGTTAATCCCCCACCTGGTCTTCCTGGATGACTTCGAGCAGGTGAAGGCCATCGGCAGGTATCTTGCCAAGGACTGGAAGGTGTTGCTGGCCGACTGTTTCCCCAAGATCATGGTCAACATCCTGCCGTACTTTGCCTCGTCGGGCCAGGATTCGCAGGTCGCAGAGCGGAGAGACAAGGCCCACAAAGTGTACGACCTGCTGAAAGACGACCACTGTCTGGGCAAACCG CAAATTGACACGCTGATCCTCAGTAACCTGGCGGACATAGTGGTTGAACTGCTGATGACTCTGTACGAAGGAAGTGGAGCCGAAGGGAACACCGGAGACCTGACACGCTTTACAGG GGAACTGGACCCCATACCGAACCCGCCATACTTCAGCTCCAATGTCATTAAAGCCACACTGGAATACCTCAGCAAGTGCAACAGTGCAAGCCACAAGACTTTGGTAGCCATTCTGTCAAAAACTCCA ATTTCCATCCAGAGGATTCTGCTGGCGGTGTGTGAAAGAGCAGCCGAGACGACCAACAGCTACGAGCGCCATCGCATCCTGCTCATGTACCACCTGTTCGTCAACATGCTGCTCGTCGAGGTGAAGGACGGCCTCGGGGGAGCCTGGGCCTTCGTCCTCAGGGACATCATCTACACGCTCATTCACCATCTGAACAGCAG accAGCTCAATGCGATGAGGTTTCTACCCGGAGCCTCTCGCTGTGCTGCGACCTGTTGACCTCCGTGTGCCGGGCAGCTTTGGAGTTCTGTGACGACGCTCTGGACGGCCACCTGCAGGTCATCGTCGCGACTCTGACCGCTCGGGCCAGGAGCCCGTCGGCCGTCTCGGGGCAG gtgaACGGCCTGTTAGGGTTTCTAGTGATAGAAAATCAACACAAGTTAAAAGGAGCCATCAGCCGCTTGGAGCCTTTTCCTGACCTCCCTGAATTCAGAGAGCTGCGCTCTGTACAGCACAGGCTGAAATATAACACTGAGAGCTTCAAACTGAGAGAG GAGATTGCCCACTTCCTGTCCGTGACGTCCTGCGACTCCTTGCCTCTGACCAGACTGGAGGGGCTGAAGGAGCTGACCAGGCAGCTGCATGACAACAAGCACCAGATCAGAGAGCTGCTCAAAGAGTGCCACG CGGAACCCACCGACAGCGTGCTGGTGAGGCTGGTCCTCGGcctgctgcagctctgcaaGCTGGCAGCCAACCACCCGGAAGGAGCCGACATTCTTG AGGCGGCGGGCAGCTGTCTGGGGGAACTGGGTCCCGTGGATTTCTCCACCATCGCCCTCCTTCACGGCCGAGACCCCCTGTATGAAAAGGCCGTGTCCCTCTTCGACTCCACCGAGTCGCAGTGCCTCTACGTGGTCCTGAACTGCATGAACGACGCACTCACCCAACAGCG CATTGAGGTGAGGCAGGCGGCCGCTCGGTGCGTGAAGGGCATCCTCGCCACTCGGTCTGGAGTCGCTTTCTGGGagcaacacaaagacaacagagACCCCCTGCTGGCCTACCTTAACCCCTTTAGAAAGGCCAAGGAGAAG GTGGCAGCTCTGACCGCTGAGGCGAGTGTGCAGGCCAGGGAGAAGCTGGTGAGTCAGCAGTTTTGGATTCCCCAGGCAGGCGGCCACAAGGCCTGGCTGAAGGCCCTGTGCACCGCCCTGCTCGACGCCGAAGGGGTCCGCAGTGAAGCGCTGCTGCTGTCCCGGCCGCTGTGTCTG GTGAGGGTGGACTGCTGCCAGCGGCTGCTGCCGCTCATCATCCACTCCATCCTCCTGGAAGACCGTGGCGGCTTGTGGAGGGAGTTGCTCTCCTCCCGCATCCGGGACTTCTTCAGCTTTTGTTGCAGGAGCGCTCAGGCCGCCAGCCGCTCGGCCACGCCTCTCAACTCCGACTCCG AATCAGACGCTGCCAGTCATGGCCTGTACGACAAGAACTCTCTGCGTACGATGCTCGCCGCCATCGACTATCTGAGGCACCAACAGAGACCCCTGGAAGCCGGAAG CACCTCGTTTGGCACGGTGAGTGACTCAAACTTCTGGCTGGAGCTGAACTACCTGGAGGTGGCCAAAGCGGCTCAGTCCTGCTCGGCACATTTCACCGCTCTGCTGTACACGGAGATCTACGTGGATAAGATCAAAGTTGACATGGAGGAGAGTCGGCG AACCAAGTCCAGAGCAACACGTAAGATCAATTTTGAAGAGAACAGCCAGAACTTCTCCATCTCCAGCCTCACTGAGAAGAGCATGGAAGACACCAATATCAGTCTGCAG gagctgctgatTGAGGTGTATCGCAGCATCGGAGAGCCTGACAGTCTGTATGGCTGCGGCGGGGAGACCACTACGAGTCCACTGACAAG GATTCGAACCTACGAGCACGAGGCCATGTGGGGGAAGGCCCTGACCTCCTACAACCTCCACACTACTCTGCCCGAGGTCACTCGTCAAGTGGGAATTGTGCAG GGCCTGCAGAACTTTGGCCTGAGCAACATCCTCACCACCTACCTGAGGGGTCTGGAGAGCGAAGGGGTGGAGTGGGGGTCCGAGCTGAGAGAGCTCCGCTTTCAGGCCGCATGGAGGAACACTCAGTGGGACTGTGAGCTGTCAGACAG GGGGGAGAAATCCAAGCCCGGCTTCCACGAGTCAGTGTTTTGTTCCCTGCATGCGCTGAGGGACAAAGAGTTCTCCCTATTCGACGAAACTCTGAAACAGGCCAG GTGTGCAGATGTGGCGGAGCTGTGCAGAGGAAGCCTGGAGGCCGTGTCCTCTCTGTACCCATCTCTCAGGAACCTGCAGAGCATCAAGGAGCTGGAGAGTGCCAAGCTGCTCTTTTCTAG GCCCTTCTCGGACGTGACTCTGAGGGAGGTCTGCAGACAGTGGCGGCAGCACTCGGAGCTGCTCGCAGACAGCGACTTCGCTCTGGTGGAGCCCATCCTGGCCCTCCGCACCGTGGCCCACCACGCCCTGATGGCCAGGGAGGGTGACCCCGACACCACCCAGTGCGTCAGCTCTGTGCTCACTGACCACCTCATGGAGCTGTGCCGGCTGGCTCGAAACGCTGGGAATACAcag CTCGCAGAGCAGGCAGTGTACCAGATGAAGCAGAATGGTGGCGGAGGGTCCTGGGCGTCATCCCctgtgttgtcatggcaactggAAGAGGCCCAGGTGTTCTGGGCAAAAGGGGAGCAGGGACTGGCCCTGGGACTGCTGAGAAAGATGATACACGGCCTCGAGGAGAAG GTGGACATGAATCCCGCCCTGGTCCCGCTCTACACCGAGAGCCTCCGGCTGTGTGGCAGCTGGCTGGATGAGACTTGCCTGGAAAGTCCCGGAGTAATCCTGAAGAACTACCTGGAGAGG GCGGTGCAGGCGATCGAGCAGGCTTCCGAGGATCAGGACGCCAGGCTGCAGAGTCAGCGGACGGAGGCCTTCTTGTCTCTGGCGCGCTTCTCTGACGCTCAGTGCCAGTCCATCGACAAATACATGAACTCCTCCGAGTTTGACAACAAGCAGGCGCTGCAGGAGAAGACCAAAGAAGAAGTGGACCTGATTAGGGAGCGTGGAGTGACTtccaacag GTACACCATGAAGGTGACCAAAGAGCTGGCGCTGGACCAGCAGTCCCTGTCCCTCATGCAGACCGACAGGAAGCGTTTCCTGTGCAAAGCTGTGGAGAATTACATCCGGtgtctggagggaggggagcaCGACACGTGGGTGTTTCGCCTGGCGTCGCTGTGGCTGGAGAACGCCGACGTCAAGGACGTCAACGACATGATGAAG ACCGGCGTGGAGCGGATCCCGTCCTACAAGTTCCTGCCTCTCATGTACCAGCTGGCCGCTCGCATGGGAACCAAGATGGCAACTGGCGTTACCGAGGATACCGGCTTCCACGACGTCCTCAGCAGC CTGATCTGCCGAGCGTCTCGGGAGCACCCTCATCACACGCTCTTCATCATCCTCGCCCTGGTGAACGCCAACAAGGACGAGAACTTCGGCAAGAGCCGACTGTCTAAGAGCGCTCCGCGGCAGCGTTCGCCGTTTGACCTC GAGCGCTCCAACGTGGCCCGCCGGATCATCGGCGAGctccggagagagagaggcgagatGATCCGAGGGGTCGAGAAGCTGTGCGACGCCTACATCACTCTGGCTTATATGGACGCCAGCAAGCACAAGGCGGAGAAGA AGGCTATTCCCATCCCTGCTGATCAGCCCATCACCCACATCAAAAACCTGCATGAGGTCGCCATCCCCACAATGGAGATCAAG GTGGATCCGTCTTGTCGCTATGACGACCTGGTGACCATCAGGTCCTTCGAGCCACAGTACCGCCTCGTTGGAGGAGTCAATCTGCCCAAAATCATCGACTGTGTCGGCTCCGACGGCAAGagcaggagacagctggtcaaa GGTCAGGACGACCTGCGGCAGGACGCTGTGATGCAGCAGGTCTTCAGCATGTGCTCCATGCTGCTGCAGCGCAACGCCGACACCCGCAAGAGGAAACTCAACATCCGGCGCTACAAG gTGGTGACGTTCTCGCAGCGTAGCGGCGTGTTGGAGTGGTGTTCGGGCACGGTGCCGATTGGCGAGTTTCTAGTGGATCCCAATAAAGGAGCCCACAAACGCTTCAGACCTCAGGACCTGACCAGCTTAGCCTGCCGCAAACGGATGCTG CAGTGCCAGTCGTTTGATGAGAAGCTCCAGGGCTTCGCCGAGGTCTGCAAGAACTTCCGGCCGGTCTTCAGGTATTTCTGCATGGAGCGCTTCCTGGACCCCGCGGTGTGGATGGAGAAGCGCCTGGCCTACACTCGCAGTGTGGCCACCTCCTCTATAG TTGGCTACATCGTGGGCCTGGGGGACAGACACATCCATAACATCCTGGTTGATGAGCAGACTGCTGAGCTGGTGCACATCGATTTAG gtgtggCCTTTGAGCAGGGCAAGATCCTCCCCACCCCCGAGACTGTCCCCTTCAGACTGTCCAGAGACATTGTGGACGGTATGGGCATCACTGGAGTGGAGGGGGTTTTCAGAAG ATGTTGTGAGAAGACCATGGAGGTGATGAGGAGCTCTCAAGAAGCTCTGCTGACTATTGTGGAG GTGCTGCTGTACGACCCGTTGTTCGACTGGACCATGAACCCGCTGAAGGCCTTCTACCTGCAGCTCGACGAGCAGCAGGAGCTCAACGCCACGCTCAGCTCCACCATGGGGGGCGTTGACATGGACAACCAGCGCAAACCCAG cgaCAGTCAAAGCTTCAACAAAGTGGCGGAACGGgtgctgctgaggctgcaggagaagctgaagggggtggaggagggaacGGTGCTCACCGTGGGGGGGCAGGTCAACCTGCTCATCCAACAAGCCATGGACCCCAAAAACCTCAGCAGACTCTTCCCGGGCTGGCAGGCCTGGGTGTAG